A section of the Candidatus Omnitrophota bacterium genome encodes:
- the mutM gene encoding bifunctional DNA-formamidopyrimidine glycosylase/DNA-(apurinic or apyrimidinic site) lyase — protein MPELPEIETIKRELKPKLLGKRITKVLIKRSRVIRMPSKRVFVDKIKHACIKSISRRGKALIFELSGPGLRQRFLVVHLRMSGQLIYPGDAHKARVSFKFSDGSMLDFNDQRLLGEIFLLDDWQELAFFKRLGPEPFDISWRDFSRSLQGRKAKIKPLLMDQSFIAGIGNIYAAEALFKARIAPQRKAQSLSSKEKNRLFKSITSILAEAIRRKGSSIDQYVRSDGKRGMFARQHKVYNRKGESCFVCRSPIKRIALAGRGTYFCSRCQR, from the coding sequence ATGCCAGAACTACCTGAAATAGAAACCATAAAAAGAGAGTTAAAACCAAAACTCCTAGGCAAGAGAATTACAAAGGTCTTAATAAAGCGTTCTCGAGTTATCCGCATGCCATCAAAAAGAGTGTTTGTCGATAAAATAAAGCATGCGTGTATTAAGTCCATCTCAAGGCGCGGCAAGGCATTAATATTTGAACTATCAGGCCCTGGTTTGAGGCAACGGTTTTTAGTAGTTCACCTACGTATGAGCGGCCAATTAATATATCCGGGAGACGCGCACAAGGCGCGAGTAAGTTTTAAATTCTCCGATGGCAGCATGCTTGATTTCAATGACCAGCGGCTTTTAGGAGAGATTTTTCTTTTGGATGACTGGCAAGAGCTAGCGTTTTTTAAACGTCTGGGACCCGAGCCATTTGATATATCATGGCGTGATTTCTCAAGGTCACTCCAGGGCAGAAAGGCCAAGATTAAACCATTGCTCATGGACCAATCTTTCATTGCTGGTATTGGCAATATCTATGCTGCCGAGGCCTTGTTTAAGGCCAGGATAGCGCCCCAGAGAAAGGCGCAGAGTCTTTCCTCAAAGGAAAAAAATAGGCTATTTAAATCCATTACTTCTATATTAGCCGAGGCGATAAGAAGAAAAGGCTCATCCATAGACCAGTATGTGCGTTCAGACGGAAAAAGAGGCATGTTTGCGCGTCAACATAAGGTATACAACAGAAAAGGAGAGTCTTGCTTTGTCTGCAGGAGTCCTATAAAGAGAATAGCGCTTGCAGGCAGAGGGACTTATTTTTGTTCAAGGTGCCAGAGATGA
- a CDS encoding glycosyltransferase has product MSQNPFISIIIPVRNAARTLPTTFNYLFRVDYPRDKMEIIIADGGSSDDTVSVIRHWQKDYSFIKLVEIPNCPSPGFARNKALKVVKGEFIFFTDGDCAPASDWIWKILKVFSRDENIAAVGGEVHTLRVDKDNVVEAWCEHFGFNMVSPRYGFIKEGYFPDFPKDPTPADVAGHRAYFFGTCNVAYRKEALDVAGAYFWERPTGEDMELSLRTRKHGYKFYFAPDADVKHMHRANLKQLLNVWASYGRAHPVLIEKYIRKHRLDIILQFLKSKPVLSFPFPIRGFIYLGNLQLGILCLILSLVSGLAIILGNSSAGLLVSLGIFVMGFVLFSFNYFKACFDMQPRRLFLSWCAMKFLTNIYFIRGGLEGIFKHKILCIEPSF; this is encoded by the coding sequence TTGAGCCAGAACCCATTTATTTCAATAATCATCCCAGTACGCAACGCTGCCCGGACACTACCTACCACTTTTAACTATCTCTTTCGCGTTGATTATCCTAGAGACAAGATGGAGATAATTATTGCCGATGGAGGTAGCAGCGACGATACTGTTAGCGTAATCAGGCATTGGCAAAAGGACTACTCCTTTATAAAACTTGTTGAAATTCCCAATTGTCCTTCCCCTGGTTTTGCCAGGAATAAGGCGCTTAAGGTAGTTAAGGGAGAGTTTATCTTTTTTACTGATGGCGATTGCGCACCTGCGTCTGACTGGATATGGAAGATATTGAAGGTCTTTTCGCGTGATGAGAACATTGCTGCTGTTGGTGGAGAGGTGCATACATTGCGCGTGGATAAGGATAATGTTGTTGAGGCATGGTGTGAGCACTTTGGCTTTAATATGGTGAGCCCTCGCTATGGTTTTATTAAAGAAGGATATTTTCCTGATTTTCCCAAAGACCCTACCCCAGCAGATGTGGCTGGACATCGGGCATATTTTTTTGGCACCTGTAACGTTGCCTATCGAAAAGAAGCGCTCGATGTAGCAGGTGCGTATTTCTGGGAAAGGCCTACGGGTGAAGATATGGAATTGAGTTTGCGAACAAGAAAACACGGGTATAAATTTTATTTTGCACCAGATGCAGACGTAAAACATATGCACAGGGCAAACCTAAAGCAGCTACTAAATGTATGGGCATCTTATGGCAGGGCCCATCCTGTCCTGATTGAGAAATATATTAGAAAACACAGATTAGACATCATTTTACAATTCTTAAAAAGCAAACCTGTACTGTCTTTTCCTTTTCCTATCCGAGGTTTTATTTATCTTGGCAACCTACAGCTTGGGATTCTTTGTCTTATTCTCTCTTTAGTCTCTGGCCTTGCTATTATTTTAGGCAACAGTTCTGCCGGTTTATTAGTTAGTCTGGGAATTTTTGTGATGGGTTTTGTTTTGTTTTCTTTTAATTATTTCAAGGCCTGTTTTGATATGCAGCCAAGGAGATTATTTCTAAGCTGGTGTGCAATGAAATTCCTGACCAATATTTATTTTATTCGCGGAGGCTTAGAAGGCATTTTCAAGCATAAGATATTGTGCATTGAACCAAGTTTCTAG
- a CDS encoding alginate export family protein, with amino-acid sequence MTKKYIFLSTIISLILLLCSSLHCSAQSATPESTEEDKLIEEETTRELKEVVIKPPPIEKIWSAKLGGWFNSIFRDYTDTDNNAADKDLVSWNWYQDLRLWSRINYRKDYSLYLRLKHSYTRRDTSARSTSYSSDYDGPHLDMAYINISKKDWSIPLDLTLGRQYLFVGRGIAYSNVHYGIKYKTDIKNILYLKTFTSISGENEYNIDQSVPNYNKTNDRIFAGLELAYSGIKNNIAYGFLLIQKDKNARFPPETPSQSYRYNSEYYGLGLQSNNPKSKLAYWLEVIKEEGSSYTDTASVDLEEKRIDAWLANCGLNYTLKMPLKPRIELEYAYASGDKDRSSVTDTRSGGNLYGNDTNFSYFGSFFSGYALAPRLSNMHIYKLDCTFAPFEKLKFGKEIVCGLKYFRYRKDKKAGGIYDTDATVSNLDIGQEADFYFYWKLRKNIFWSNRYGIFFPGDAYPTTTNNNTKYFYSRFRITF; translated from the coding sequence ATGACTAAAAAATACATTTTTCTATCTACAATAATCTCCCTAATCCTATTACTTTGCAGTAGCCTGCATTGCTCGGCCCAGAGCGCTACCCCTGAAAGCACAGAAGAAGATAAACTTATAGAAGAAGAAACAACTCGCGAATTAAAAGAAGTAGTCATTAAGCCTCCGCCTATAGAAAAAATATGGTCAGCCAAACTAGGGGGCTGGTTTAACTCCATATTCAGAGATTACACTGATACTGATAATAATGCTGCTGACAAAGACCTTGTTTCCTGGAATTGGTATCAAGACCTGCGCCTCTGGTCAAGAATCAACTATCGTAAAGACTACTCTCTGTATCTGCGTCTAAAACACAGCTATACACGTCGGGATACAAGCGCGCGTTCAACCAGTTACTCCAGCGATTATGATGGGCCGCATCTGGATATGGCCTATATCAATATCTCGAAAAAAGACTGGAGCATTCCTTTAGACTTAACCCTTGGCCGGCAATATCTATTTGTTGGAAGGGGCATAGCATATAGCAACGTACATTATGGTATAAAATATAAAACCGACATCAAAAATATCTTGTATCTTAAAACATTCACATCTATCTCGGGTGAAAATGAATACAACATCGACCAAAGTGTGCCTAATTATAATAAGACCAACGATCGCATCTTCGCCGGCCTAGAGCTTGCCTATTCTGGTATTAAAAATAATATCGCCTATGGCTTCTTGCTCATCCAGAAAGACAAGAATGCACGCTTTCCGCCCGAAACACCCAGCCAAAGCTACAGGTACAACAGTGAATATTACGGCCTTGGCCTGCAGAGCAATAACCCCAAGAGTAAATTAGCTTACTGGCTAGAGGTAATCAAAGAAGAAGGTTCGAGCTACACAGATACTGCCTCTGTAGACCTAGAAGAAAAACGCATTGATGCCTGGCTGGCTAACTGCGGCCTTAATTACACATTAAAAATGCCTCTTAAGCCCCGCATTGAACTAGAATATGCTTATGCCTCAGGAGATAAAGATCGCTCAAGCGTAACCGATACACGCTCTGGCGGTAATCTTTATGGGAATGATACAAACTTCTCATATTTTGGCAGTTTCTTTTCTGGCTATGCCCTTGCGCCGCGCCTGTCAAATATGCATATATACAAACTAGACTGCACATTTGCGCCTTTCGAAAAGCTTAAGTTTGGCAAGGAGATTGTCTGCGGTCTAAAATACTTCAGATATCGCAAAGACAAAAAGGCAGGCGGCATATATGATACGGATGCTACAGTAAGCAATCTAGACATTGGGCAAGAAGCAGATTTCTACTTCTATTGGAAACTGAGAAAAAACATTTTCTGGTCAAACCGCTATGGGATCTTCTTTCCTGGCGATGCCTACCCTACCACAACAAATAACAACACTAAATACTTCTACAGCCGCTTCAGAATAACATTCTAA
- a CDS encoding dihydroorotate dehydrogenase electron transfer subunit: MKERNTKHKQNIIQTKAKILFNKRIVDNFYKISIRAPKIAKAALPGQFLNIKVNDTYQPLLRKPLGINRIRDKGNKTGLDILYKVVGEGTEALSHRQSGEYIDILGPLGNGFSLDFTADRLKEDEIFLVAGGIGIAPLLFLAERILENSSCQKLIVLIGAKTKSHILCQKEFKDLGCNVLVATDDGSCGFRGNVTDLFRKTLGSERATVYICGPRPMLKETARIGARRAFSCFGLLEEYMACGTGACFGCVVATTGGYKRVCKEGPVFDLKSIKW; encoded by the coding sequence ATGAAAGAAAGAAACACCAAACACAAACAGAATATCATTCAGACCAAGGCCAAGATCCTCTTTAACAAAAGGATTGTCGATAATTTTTATAAAATTAGTATCAGGGCACCTAAGATTGCAAAGGCTGCTTTACCAGGACAGTTTTTGAATATAAAAGTTAACGATACCTATCAACCGCTTTTAAGAAAGCCATTAGGAATCAATAGAATTAGAGACAAAGGCAATAAGACTGGACTAGATATTTTATATAAGGTAGTAGGCGAGGGCACAGAGGCCCTCTCTCACAGGCAGAGCGGAGAATATATTGATATATTAGGTCCTTTGGGTAATGGCTTTTCCTTAGATTTTACTGCTGATAGATTGAAAGAGGATGAGATATTTCTTGTTGCTGGCGGCATTGGTATTGCACCTCTTTTGTTTCTGGCTGAGAGAATATTGGAAAACTCATCTTGCCAGAAATTAATCGTATTGATCGGCGCTAAAACCAAAAGCCATATTCTCTGCCAAAAAGAATTCAAAGATTTAGGTTGTAATGTTTTGGTGGCTACAGATGATGGCAGCTGCGGCTTTAGGGGCAATGTAACAGATTTATTCAGGAAGACCTTGGGATCAGAAAGAGCAACGGTCTATATTTGTGGTCCCCGTCCTATGCTTAAAGAAACAGCAAGGATCGGCGCTAGGCGTGCTTTTTCCTGCTTTGGTCTTTTAGAGGAATACATGGCTTGTGGTACGGGTGCTTGTTTCGGCTGCGTGGTTGCTACAACTGGCGGTTATAAACGCGTATGCAAGGAAGGGCCAGTATTTGACTTAAAGTCAATCAAGTGGTAG
- a CDS encoding Mut7-C RNAse domain-containing protein has protein sequence MVRLLIIGANLRKIMKFVVTKELGKLAKWLRIFGFDTIYFKEATFSTVLIIAFQEDRIILTRNTKIGVHSGVRIITIKSNNLAEQLNQVFRELKSKPQKEKMFSRCILCNEELSHIAKEKIKKKVPEYVYKTQSSFVACPECKRVYWQGTHWGKVEEALHAIRS, from the coding sequence ATGGTAAGATTGCTTATAATCGGTGCTAATCTGCGAAAGATCATGAAGTTTGTAGTGACAAAGGAATTAGGAAAACTGGCAAAGTGGTTGCGGATTTTTGGGTTTGACACTATTTACTTTAAGGAAGCCACTTTTAGTACAGTATTAATTATTGCATTTCAGGAAGACAGGATTATCCTAACCAGAAACACCAAAATCGGCGTACATTCTGGAGTGCGGATTATTACAATCAAAAGCAATAATTTGGCTGAGCAGCTTAATCAGGTTTTTAGAGAGCTAAAATCCAAGCCGCAGAAAGAGAAGATGTTTAGCCGTTGTATTCTTTGCAACGAAGAATTAAGCCACATTGCTAAAGAAAAAATTAAGAAAAAAGTACCTGAATATGTTTATAAAACGCAAAGCTCATTTGTAGCCTGCCCTGAATGCAAACGCGTATATTGGCAAGGAACACATTGGGGTAAAGTAGAGGAAGCACTGCATGCAATTCGTAGCTGA
- a CDS encoding aspartate carbamoyltransferase catalytic subunit has protein sequence MTWTRKDLLGLEDLSPEEIKFILTTVESFKEVSTRAIKKVPALRGKTVVNLFYEPSTRTRVSFEVAAKRLSADVINIDIETSSIKKGETLIDTGKNIQALNADIIIIRHSCSGAAMLLAKHVDISVVNAGDGRHEHPTQALLDIYTLQEKFGRIEGLNVSIVGDIAHSRVARSNIWGLTKLGAKVTVCAPRMLIPPAIEQIGVRVTHDIDDALKKADAVNVLRMQFERDEEGAFPKQIEYFRNFGITSERLKRAKKNILLMHPGPLNRGTEISSEVADGPNSVILEQVTNGIAVRMAVLFLVSQGATKSR, from the coding sequence ATGACCTGGACAAGAAAAGATTTACTAGGCCTGGAAGATTTAAGCCCAGAAGAAATCAAATTTATTTTAACTACTGTGGAGTCGTTTAAAGAGGTTTCCACCCGGGCTATTAAAAAGGTGCCTGCACTGCGGGGAAAGACAGTAGTAAATTTGTTTTACGAGCCCTCTACCAGGACAAGGGTGTCTTTCGAAGTAGCTGCCAAAAGGTTATCTGCAGATGTAATCAATATAGATATTGAGACCTCTAGCATCAAAAAAGGCGAGACCTTGATTGACACAGGAAAGAATATCCAGGCCTTAAACGCAGACATTATTATCATAAGACATTCTTGTTCAGGCGCAGCGATGTTATTGGCGAAGCATGTAGATATCAGCGTGGTTAATGCTGGTGATGGTCGGCATGAGCATCCGACGCAGGCGCTGCTAGACATTTATACCTTGCAGGAAAAATTTGGCAGAATCGAAGGATTAAATGTAAGTATTGTCGGAGATATTGCTCATTCGCGCGTAGCACGTTCAAATATCTGGGGTCTAACCAAATTAGGCGCTAAGGTAACAGTTTGCGCTCCCAGGATGCTTATTCCACCTGCTATAGAACAGATAGGAGTGCGCGTAACCCACGATATAGATGATGCCTTGAAAAAAGCAGATGCAGTGAATGTCTTGCGTATGCAGTTTGAACGTGACGAAGAAGGTGCCTTTCCTAAACAAATAGAATATTTTAGGAATTTTGGCATAACGAGTGAAAGGCTAAAGCGGGCAAAAAAGAATATTCTCCTCATGCATCCAGGACCATTAAATCGAGGCACTGAGATATCTAGTGAAGTTGCAGATGGCCCTAATTCCGTCATATTAGAGCAGGTTACCAATGGTATTGCAGTAAGGATGGCAGTGTTGTTTTTGGTATCACAAGGCGCTACGAAATCGCGCTAG
- the pyrR gene encoding bifunctional pyr operon transcriptional regulator/uracil phosphoribosyltransferase PyrR yields the protein MSELKVKAKILDKDSMQRILKRLAHEIIEKNSQCKDNLCLIGIRTRGVYVAERINSEIEKIIGVKLPFGILDITLYRDDLTLVGPSPIVRKTQIDFGLEDKKVILVDDVLFSGRTIRAAMDELIDFGRPKVIGLAVLIDRGHRELPIRADYVGKNIPTSLQEIVEVRLEEIDAKDEVVVVEKKAG from the coding sequence ATGAGTGAGCTTAAGGTCAAGGCCAAGATACTGGATAAGGATTCGATGCAGCGCATATTAAAGCGCCTGGCACACGAGATTATAGAGAAGAATAGCCAATGCAAGGATAATCTATGTCTTATAGGCATACGTACGCGGGGTGTTTATGTGGCTGAAAGAATCAACTCTGAAATTGAAAAGATTATTGGCGTGAAATTGCCATTCGGGATATTGGATATTACGCTTTATCGAGATGATTTGACGCTAGTTGGGCCTAGCCCGATTGTCAGAAAGACTCAAATCGATTTTGGCCTGGAAGATAAAAAGGTCATTTTGGTTGATGATGTTTTGTTTTCAGGCAGAACCATAAGGGCAGCCATGGATGAGCTGATAGACTTTGGCAGGCCCAAGGTCATAGGACTGGCTGTGCTTATTGACCGTGGCCACAGGGAATTGCCCATCCGGGCAGATTATGTTGGTAAGAATATCCCGACCTCCTTGCAGGAAATAGTGGAAGTGCGTCTGGAAGAGATTGACGCTAAAGATGAAGTAGTGGTTGTAGAGAAAAAGGCAGGCTAG
- the rsmI gene encoding 16S rRNA (cytidine(1402)-2'-O)-methyltransferase: protein MLYVVSTPIGNLKDITLRAVDILSKADFIACEDTRHTNKLLAHYNIKKPLISYHSYNKQKSSEEILKKLKAGSCIALVTDSGTPGVNDPGWLIIKKVIDAGLPLEAIPGVSAFLAALSISGMPTDKFFFAGFLSSKSGRRRGQIENLAKVEATIIIYEAPHRIIKLLKDLLDCLGDADIVLARELTKKFEEVRREKISTSLRHFSEVRPRGEFVVIFRPSN, encoded by the coding sequence ATGCTATACGTTGTTTCTACCCCAATTGGAAATCTCAAAGATATAACCTTGCGCGCAGTAGATATTTTAAGTAAAGCAGATTTTATAGCCTGCGAAGATACGCGTCATACGAATAAACTTCTTGCGCATTACAATATTAAAAAGCCGCTTATAAGCTACCACAGTTATAATAAGCAAAAAAGTAGCGAGGAGATTCTAAAAAAGTTAAAGGCAGGAAGCTGTATTGCCTTAGTAACTGATAGTGGCACCCCGGGTGTAAATGACCCTGGCTGGTTGATCATAAAAAAGGTGATAGACGCAGGATTGCCACTTGAGGCCATACCTGGTGTGAGTGCATTTCTTGCAGCCTTAAGCATTTCCGGAATGCCGACAGATAAATTCTTTTTTGCCGGATTTCTATCTTCAAAGTCCGGCCGCCGCAGAGGTCAAATTGAGAATTTGGCTAAGGTAGAGGCAACGATTATAATCTATGAAGCGCCTCACCGCATCATTAAGTTACTCAAAGATTTACTCGATTGCCTGGGTGATGCAGATATTGTTTTGGCTAGAGAGTTAACCAAGAAATTCGAAGAAGTAAGACGCGAGAAGATAAGCACAAGCTTGAGGCATTTTAGTGAAGTCAGGCCAAGGGGAGAGTTTGTTGTAATCTTTAGGCCATCAAATTAA
- a CDS encoding TIGR00725 family protein, producing the protein MLTNCKAIVSVIGGHKCSKEVEEIAINLGKNIGKSGYILVCGGLSGVMEAAAKGAKQTGATTVGILPGNDKCVANPYIDVAIATGLGMVRNTIVVSAADAVVALAGEKGTLSEIAFALTLEKPVIDLGNWGLPGMIKASSPEEAIQIIEGVIK; encoded by the coding sequence ATGTTAACTAATTGCAAGGCAATAGTTTCCGTAATTGGTGGCCATAAATGTTCTAAAGAAGTGGAGGAAATAGCCATAAATTTAGGCAAAAATATAGGTAAAAGTGGTTATATTTTAGTATGTGGAGGCCTAAGTGGAGTAATGGAAGCAGCAGCAAAGGGCGCCAAACAGACAGGTGCTACCACAGTTGGCATATTACCAGGCAATGATAAATGCGTTGCCAATCCTTATATTGACGTTGCGATTGCTACTGGTTTAGGTATGGTCAGGAATACCATCGTAGTTTCTGCTGCAGATGCTGTTGTGGCCTTAGCAGGAGAAAAAGGCACTTTATCTGAAATTGCCTTTGCCCTTACATTAGAAAAACCAGTAATTGACTTAGGGAACTGGGGCCTTCCAGGCATGATTAAGGCTAGCTCACCAGAAGAGGCAATACAGATTATAGAGGGAGTTATCAAATAA
- the glmS gene encoding glutamine--fructose-6-phosphate transaminase (isomerizing) — translation MCGIVGYIGDKEAQPILLASLKRLEYRGYDSAGIALLSNSKIVIKKRRGKIRDLEHLLKGRRASRATLGIAHTRWATHGAPSNVNAHPHSDGSRRISLVHNGIIENYAQIKSELLKKKHKFTSETDTEVISHLIEENLKECKDFVQAVRLALARLRGSYALAIINSDNPDMLVVARLNSPLVIGKGRSCNFVASDVQPLLKYTREVMYLDDNEMAVITKDDIKVTDLKGKEKVKPVNIIKWDIKDAQRSGFAHFMLKEIYEQPQVSTQIITNRINEKGEVHFQEMKLEDEHLKNINSITIVACGTAYHAGLVGKYIFEKLAKIPLSVDLSSEFRYRDTVLDKNSLIIAISQSGETADTLAAVRLAKDKGAKVLAICNVVGSSLTRDADSTIYTLAGPEIGVASTKAYTAQVFSLYLLGIYLAKIKESMPAAKIKGLINDLRNIPTQQEEVLRADRHIKSIARRHSHFGSFLFLGRNTNYPSALEGALKLKEISYIPAEGYAAGEMKHGPIALIDEYRAVVCIAVDSRIYEKMISNIQEIRSRRGRIIIIASDQNREIKDFAKEIIYIPKVNEFLSPLLVALPLQLLAYHIAVRRGCDVDQPRNLAKSVTVE, via the coding sequence ATGTGTGGGATAGTTGGATATATCGGAGACAAAGAAGCGCAGCCGATTCTATTGGCCAGCTTAAAGCGCCTTGAATATCGCGGCTATGATTCAGCTGGTATTGCCCTCTTAAGCAATTCCAAGATTGTTATCAAAAAAAGACGCGGTAAGATCAGAGATTTAGAGCACTTACTTAAAGGCAGGCGCGCCTCTCGCGCAACCTTAGGTATTGCCCATACTCGCTGGGCAACTCATGGCGCACCCAGCAATGTCAATGCCCACCCCCATTCTGATGGCTCAAGAAGGATTTCCTTGGTGCATAATGGCATTATAGAAAACTACGCTCAAATTAAAAGTGAGTTATTGAAGAAGAAGCATAAGTTTACTTCAGAAACTGACACAGAGGTCATCTCCCATCTTATTGAAGAGAACCTGAAGGAGTGTAAGGATTTTGTACAGGCAGTAAGATTAGCCCTTGCGCGTCTAAGGGGCTCTTATGCCTTGGCAATAATTAATTCTGACAATCCAGATATGCTTGTTGTAGCACGCCTAAATTCACCACTGGTGATCGGTAAAGGAAGGTCCTGTAATTTTGTTGCCTCTGATGTCCAGCCTTTACTTAAATACACAAGAGAGGTAATGTATCTGGATGATAATGAGATGGCCGTTATTACCAAAGACGATATTAAGGTTACGGATTTAAAAGGCAAAGAAAAGGTAAAGCCAGTTAATATTATTAAGTGGGACATAAAGGATGCCCAGCGTTCAGGCTTTGCCCATTTTATGCTTAAGGAGATTTACGAACAGCCTCAGGTTTCAACTCAGATTATAACTAACCGCATAAATGAAAAGGGTGAAGTTCATTTCCAGGAAATGAAATTAGAAGATGAACACCTCAAAAATATTAACTCAATTACAATAGTTGCCTGTGGTACTGCTTATCATGCTGGCCTGGTTGGTAAATACATATTTGAGAAGCTAGCAAAGATACCGCTAAGCGTAGATCTATCAAGCGAATTTCGTTATCGGGATACAGTCTTGGATAAAAACAGCTTGATTATCGCTATAAGTCAGTCAGGCGAGACTGCAGATACGCTAGCTGCGGTAAGACTTGCAAAAGATAAAGGCGCTAAGGTATTAGCAATATGCAATGTTGTAGGTTCTTCCTTAACCAGAGACGCAGATTCTACAATCTATACCTTGGCAGGGCCTGAGATTGGCGTGGCCTCAACTAAGGCCTACACGGCTCAGGTTTTCTCTCTCTATTTACTGGGAATCTATTTAGCAAAAATTAAAGAGTCTATGCCAGCTGCGAAGATAAAAGGGCTTATTAATGACCTTCGTAATATACCAACTCAACAAGAAGAAGTCTTAAGGGCAGATAGGCATATTAAAAGTATCGCTCGCAGACATTCTCATTTTGGTTCATTTCTGTTTTTGGGAAGAAACACAAATTATCCTTCAGCGCTAGAAGGGGCCCTGAAATTAAAAGAGATTTCTTATATCCCTGCTGAAGGCTATGCCGCAGGAGAGATGAAACACGGCCCCATTGCCTTAATCGATGAGTACCGCGCCGTAGTCTGTATTGCAGTTGATTCACGCATCTATGAAAAGATGATTTCCAATATTCAGGAAATACGTTCGCGGCGTGGCAGGATAATCATTATTGCCAGCGATCAAAATCGTGAGATTAAAGATTTTGCAAAAGAGATTATTTATATCCCCAAAGTAAATGAATTTTTGTCTCCGCTTTTAGTGGCACTGCCTTTACAGTTATTAGCCTACCACATTGCAGTCCGCCGCGGCTGTGATGTCGACCAACCGAGAAATCTGGCAAAAAGCGTTACTGTTGAGTAA
- a CDS encoding dihydroorotase: protein MKLLIKNGHVVDPANKIDDILDILIDANKISLVGKDIKASVDKTIDATKRIVMPGIIDMHVHLREPGREDKETIASGTLAALKGGITSVLAMPNTQIPIDCSQNLKLLKSIIKKTSHANVLIAAAITKARQGKELTEISQLKKEGILAITDDGASVDDERLMSEALKQAMKHKVLVICHCEDVSISKDGVINLGFISTRLGLRGVSCESEYRRVRRDIQLAEKLGASIHIAHVSCKESVEIIAKAKKKSLRLSAETAPHYFSFSEEDLLGYNTNMKVNPPLRSKEDVVEIKQGLKSGVIDVIASDHAPHTDNEKIIEFERAEFGAIGLETELAASITELVDQGILNWTQLVQKFTVNPAKILGIDRGTLGKGAIADIIIVDTEREWTVESKDFLSRSKNSPFIGRRLKGIVELTILNGKIAYNRC, encoded by the coding sequence ATGAAACTATTAATCAAAAATGGCCATGTAGTTGATCCGGCAAATAAGATAGATGATATTCTAGATATCTTGATAGATGCTAATAAGATATCTCTGGTTGGCAAAGATATCAAGGCAAGTGTTGATAAAACAATAGATGCCACTAAAAGAATAGTTATGCCGGGAATTATAGATATGCATGTACATTTACGTGAACCCGGCAGAGAAGATAAAGAGACGATTGCTTCAGGCACACTGGCAGCCTTAAAAGGCGGAATCACTTCTGTCTTGGCTATGCCAAATACTCAAATTCCTATTGATTGCAGCCAGAATCTGAAGTTGCTAAAAAGTATTATTAAAAAAACCAGCCATGCAAATGTATTAATTGCCGCAGCAATTACCAAGGCACGCCAAGGTAAAGAGCTTACTGAAATTTCCCAATTGAAAAAAGAAGGCATACTCGCGATTACAGATGACGGTGCATCAGTAGATGATGAGAGGTTAATGTCAGAGGCGCTAAAACAAGCTATGAAGCATAAAGTTTTAGTAATTTGTCATTGTGAAGATGTATCAATATCTAAGGATGGCGTAATTAATCTGGGGTTTATTTCAACACGTCTGGGTTTGAGGGGGGTATCTTGCGAGTCAGAATATAGGAGGGTCAGGCGTGATATCCAATTGGCAGAAAAATTAGGGGCATCTATTCATATTGCACACGTAAGTTGTAAAGAATCCGTAGAGATTATTGCTAAGGCTAAAAAAAAGAGCCTCAGACTAAGCGCAGAAACTGCACCGCATTACTTTTCTTTTAGCGAAGAAGACCTACTAGGATATAATACTAACATGAAGGTGAATCCGCCGCTACGAAGCAAAGAAGACGTTGTTGAGATAAAACAAGGATTAAAAAGCGGTGTCATTGATGTTATTGCCTCTGATCACGCACCTCATACTGACAATGAGAAGATAATAGAATTTGAACGTGCAGAATTTGGGGCAATTGGCCTAGAGACAGAATTAGCTGCCTCCATTACTGAGCTAGTGGATCAAGGCATCTTGAATTGGACGCAGTTAGTGCAGAAATTTACAGTTAATCCAGCAAAGATTTTAGGAATTGATAGAGGCACATTAGGAAAAGGCGCTATCGCTGATATAATCATTGTAGATACTGAAAGAGAATGGACTGTAGAAAGCAAGGATTTCCTCTCCAGGTCTAAGAATTCTCCTTTTATTGGTCGCAGGCTAAAAGGCATTGTTGAGCTTACTATTTTAAATGGTAAGATTGCTTATAATCGGTGCTAA